The genomic window ACTATATTATTATGACATTAAATTAGAGGAGTATTCTGCATTAAATTTAGAAACATATGAAAATATTTTAGCTCACAAAGTAATTATTTAGCGGATATATCCCTTTTCAAAAGGAGGGTATCATTATGTTGTTTAATCAATTTAATAATAGAGAAGAACTACTTAAAATGTTTATACCACCAGATATGTTAGCTCAACAAAAAAAAACGAAGAGATATTGGAGTATATTAAATGAATTAAAAAACCCTAAAACTACTTGGTGTACACCCAACAATATTATCTATGAGCATCAAACATTGCGTTTGAGGCATTTTCCTAATAGAGATGATACTACAGCAAGAAGGCCAGTATTAATTCTACCACCTCAGGCTGGACACCATTCAAACTTGGCTGATTATTCACCTGCGCAAAGCTTAGTTAGGGTATTCCATAGGTATGGTTATGATGTATATGTTACACAATGGCTTTCGGCAACTCCTGAATACAAAAATTTGGGAATAAGTGATTATATCCGTCTTACTGATGAAGCGGTAGAAGAGGTTCGTAGAAGAACGGGAATATTTAAAATTCACTTAGTGGGTCAATGTCAAGGAGGTTGGCAAGCTACAATATACACTTGTTTATATCAAGATAAAATTGCAACCTTAATAAAAGCTGCTGCTCCAATTGATATGCAGGCAGCACCTTCTCCAATTGTTGATGATGCACAACTTCCTATGAGTTTCTTTGAATACTTAGTTGCACGTGGGAATGGCTTAATGGACGGTAAATATATTCTTATGGGTTTTAAAAATATGCAAGCAGAAGAACATTATGTGCGTAAGTACCAAAGATTATGGAAGTGGATACAAGAAGATGATGAAGATAATATTAAAAGGTTTATTCGATTTGAAAATTGGTATGAATATACCCAGATGCTTCCGGGTAAGTTTTATTTAGAAATAATAAAGAATATTTTCAAAGAAAACAACCTAACTAAACCAGGAGCAATGAAAATTGATGGTAAGCCAGTTGACTTAAGAAACATAAATTGTCCCGTTATAATAATGGCAGGAGCTAAAGATCATATAACACCACCCCCACAAGCATTTGCACTTAAAAATTATATAAGTACACCTGAGGAAAATGTTATAGAAATATTAACAGAAGGTGGACATATAGGTACGCTAATGGGAACAGAATCATTAAGAGAAGATTGGAGTAGAGTTAATGAAGTTCTAAAATTAGTTATATAGTAATCTTAACTAATGAGCTTAAACAACCCATAGCAAAATCAAAAATTAATAATAATTTTAAAGGCGGTTAAAAATAACTTTAATCCGTCTTTATTTTTTTTTTGCAACTAAAGAATTTTGTACTAGTCGTGTTTCAAGTAAAGGATGTGTATTTATTGACAGTACTTTACGTAGCTGTAGGAGGAGCAATTGGAGCAGTTTTACGCTATTTGTTAGCGTCATATGTTAGTATGAGGTGGCTTTCTGCATTTCCTTGGGGAACATTAATTGTTAATATGTCGGGTTGCTTTGTTGTTGGATATTTAATTTTAAAAGGATTAGAAACAGGTTTAGTGAGTAGTAACTGGAAACTTTTTTTAGTTATTGGAATAGGGGGAGCGTTTACCACTTTTTCATCCTTTTCTGTTGAAACTTTAATGCTTTTTAGAGATGGATTATATTTAAAAGGCATTTTAAACATACTTACTAATATAGTTTTATGTTTAATTGCAACTAGTGCAGGTTTTGTAATTGCTAAAGTTACCTGATTGGAGGTATTAGAAAATGGGTAAATTTAAATTTTCTGGTCCTGCTAAAAGGTTAAGAATATATATAGGAGAGCAGGCAAAGTATAAAGGGATATCTCTTTATCATGCTCTTGTGTTAAAAGCTAAAGAAATGGATATGGCAGGGATAACAGTAATAAAAGGTATTGAGGGTTTTGGAGCTAATGTAAGAATTCAAACTAGTCGTTTGGTAGAGTTATCTTCAGATTTACCAATAATTGTAGAAGTAGTAGATAGCACAGATTACATAGATAACTACATATTAGCTATAGAACACCTTATAGAAGATGGACTAGTAACCATAGATGATGTTGAAATTATAAAGTATTCAAGCTATTTAGGTGGACGCTTAAAACGTTTACAGAGAGAAAATGAATAAATAGAAAAAGCCTTAAAAACCTGGTGTTTATTGCCAGGTTTTTTGCTTTGAAAATATTAATAAATAATATAACCGGGGGTTATGAAAAATTTAGTTTATATATTTGATTCCACTGCAAAAAGCTAAACTTAGAGTATGGAATCGGCTGAGCAAACATGTTTATCACGCCACTCATCGGTCTTTACCTTCATTTTAGCTTAGCACTTATTATCTAAAATGATTTTTTATTTATACTTAGCCGTGATCTATGCACCACGCCTTGCTATTCGGGACTTAGATAAACATGTTTGCTCAGCCTTAAGTTTGTTGTAGTTACTTTTTGCAGCAGAATCATATTTATGAATTAATTTAATAATGCATATAAAACCTATTATAAAGCGCCAATTATAACAAAAAGTTATTTTTACTATAACCAAAACTATGGTAGCATTATAAAAAATACGAGGGGAGAGTACGGCCTTGAAAAGTTCAGTTGATGATTTTACTAAGATAAGAGAAGTTAATGTTATGAGAATTAAAGAAGGCAAAGAAAATGGTATGAAGGTTGTTGGAAAGTATTGTACATATTTTCCTGAAGAACTAGTAGTTGCAGCAGGAGCTATTCCAGTAGGATTATGTGGAACAAAAGAAGAGCCTATTCCAGTAGCAGAGGAAGTGCTGCCACGAAACCTTTGTCCTTTAATAAAATCCTCTTATGGTTTTGCAACTAGTGATACCTGTCCTTTCTTTTATTTTTCCGATTTAGTTGTAGGGGAAACCACATGTGATGGCAAAAAGAAAATGTTTGAAATTATGGAAGAGACAAAGCCGGTTCATGTAATGCAATTACCTTATAAAACAGAAGGTAAAGAATCTTTTGATTTATGGGTAAGGGAAGTTAGAGCATTACGTACTAGGTTAGAAGAAGAATTTGATGTTGAAATTACTGATGAGGCTATTTGGAAGGCTATAGATACAATTAACATAGAAACAGAAGCCATAAAGTCTATATGTGACCTAAATAAAATGGACCCTCCCCCCCTTAGTGGTATAGA from Candidatus Syntrophocurvum alkaliphilum includes these protein-coding regions:
- a CDS encoding double-cubane-cluster-containing anaerobic reductase, which translates into the protein MKSSVDDFTKIREVNVMRIKEGKENGMKVVGKYCTYFPEELVVAAGAIPVGLCGTKEEPIPVAEEVLPRNLCPLIKSSYGFATSDTCPFFYFSDLVVGETTCDGKKKMFEIMEETKPVHVMQLPYKTEGKESFDLWVREVRALRTRLEEEFDVEITDEAIWKAIDTINIETEAIKSICDLNKMDPPPLSGIDLLTVSWSRGFNIDKVEVIDMLNGFTEAAAASVDVKSKNRPRVLITGCPIGLGSEKVISITEEVGGAVVALENCTGYKTLELQANKEHSDPIVALAEKYLQIPCSCMSPNPYRMELLEKMVEEFKVDAVIDLTWQACHTYNIESYEVEKVIKNKDLPYLHLETDYSNSDTESLKVRIEAMLEMVEK
- a CDS encoding DUF190 domain-containing protein, which encodes MGKFKFSGPAKRLRIYIGEQAKYKGISLYHALVLKAKEMDMAGITVIKGIEGFGANVRIQTSRLVELSSDLPIIVEVVDSTDYIDNYILAIEHLIEDGLVTIDDVEIIKYSSYLGGRLKRLQRENE
- a CDS encoding alpha/beta fold hydrolase translates to MLFNQFNNREELLKMFIPPDMLAQQKKTKRYWSILNELKNPKTTWCTPNNIIYEHQTLRLRHFPNRDDTTARRPVLILPPQAGHHSNLADYSPAQSLVRVFHRYGYDVYVTQWLSATPEYKNLGISDYIRLTDEAVEEVRRRTGIFKIHLVGQCQGGWQATIYTCLYQDKIATLIKAAAPIDMQAAPSPIVDDAQLPMSFFEYLVARGNGLMDGKYILMGFKNMQAEEHYVRKYQRLWKWIQEDDEDNIKRFIRFENWYEYTQMLPGKFYLEIIKNIFKENNLTKPGAMKIDGKPVDLRNINCPVIIMAGAKDHITPPPQAFALKNYISTPEENVIEILTEGGHIGTLMGTESLREDWSRVNEVLKLVI
- the crcB gene encoding fluoride efflux transporter CrcB: MTVLYVAVGGAIGAVLRYLLASYVSMRWLSAFPWGTLIVNMSGCFVVGYLILKGLETGLVSSNWKLFLVIGIGGAFTTFSSFSVETLMLFRDGLYLKGILNILTNIVLCLIATSAGFVIAKVT